From the genome of Orcinus orca chromosome 5, mOrcOrc1.1, whole genome shotgun sequence, one region includes:
- the CLDN17 gene encoding claudin-17, producing the protein MTFSPLQIAGLVLGFFGMVGTLATALLPQWKVSAFVGSNIIVFERIWEGLWMNCIRQVKVRLQCKFYNSLLALPFDLEAARALMCVAVALSLIALLIGISGMKKIQCKGSNERVKAYLLGTSGVLFILTGIFVLIPVCWTANIIIRDFYNPAVHIGQKRELGAALFLGWASTAVLFIGGGLLCGYCCCNRKKQKNRYPATEHPAPHTDKRPQNGTVLSKTSTSYV; encoded by the coding sequence ATGACATTTAGCCCGCTGCAAATCGCTGGACTGGTTCTTGGATTCTTCGGCATGGTGGGGACTCTGGCCACAGCACTTCTGCCTCAGTGGAAAGTATCAGCTTTTGTTGGCAGCAACATTATTGTCTTTGAAAGGATCTGGGAAGGGCTCTGGATGAACTGCATCCGACAAGTCAAGGTTAGGTTGCAGTGCAAGTTCTACAATTCTTTGCTGGCTCTCCCATTTGACCTGGAAGCAGCCCGTGCCCTCATGTGTGTAGCTGTTGCCTTATCTCTGATTGCTCTGCTTATTGGCATCTCTGGCATGAAGAAGATTCAGTGCAAAGGCTCTAACGAGAGGGTTAAAGCATATCTTCTGGGGACTTCTGGAGTCCTCTTTATCCTGACGGGCATCTTCGTTCTCATTCCGGTGTGCTGGACAGCCAATATCATCATCAGGGATTTCTACAACCCAGCCGTCCACATAGGTCAGAAACGAGAGCTGGGAGCGGCACTCTTCCTTGGCTGGGCAAGTACCGCTGTCCTCTTCATCGGAGGGGGTCTGCTTTGTGGGTACTGCTGTTgcaacagaaagaaacaaaagaacagaTATCCAGCCACTGAGCATCCTGCGCCACACACAGATAAGCGACCACAGAACGGGACAGTGCTTAGTAAGACCTCCACCAGTTACGTCTAA